The proteins below come from a single Aegilops tauschii subsp. strangulata cultivar AL8/78 chromosome 6, Aet v6.0, whole genome shotgun sequence genomic window:
- the LOC120966298 gene encoding uncharacterized protein: protein MGMEEETKWSKRKKGRSVGRIYCAHPATGEKYYMRMLLNVKKGCTCFEDIRTVNGVVHTSYKSTCEALGFLDDDKEWLECINEASNWATGNQLRQLFTTILCHCEVTSPKNMWESCWEVLSEDMEYRQRKLLNHPTLCLTASQKQGNTLVEIEKLMRQAGKTLKEYPGIELPDSSEIKELGNRLLNEEINYNKEEQKEEHSRIFGSLNSEQRHAFDSVMESVDKDLGKQIFVDGYGGTGKTYLWKAITTKLRSEGKIVLAVASCGIAALLLQGGRTAHSRFHIPLILTEESTCDIKQGSHLADLLKKTSLILRDEAPMANKICFEALDRTLRDILRHKNVNSSKRPFGGMTVVLGGDFRQILPVIPKGRRHNIVTASIKRSYLWKHFHILKLTKNMRLNCTTHDESEKQRVAEFAEWILNIGDGTNTSSEGEELIKIPSDILLKKGNDPKKNNCGKHISKFAGEVSSARILRRKSNIMSKERNSSRYK, encoded by the coding sequence ATGGGCATGGAAGAAGAGACGAAGTGGAGCAAAAGGAAGAAAGGAAGATCAGTTGGAAGAATATATTGTGCCCATCCAGCAACCGGAGAAAAATACTACATGCGAATGCTACTTAACGTCAAAAAAGGATGCACATGTTTCGAAGACATCAGAACAGTAAATGGAGTTGTCCACACATCATACAAATCTACTTGCGAAGCACTAGGATTCCTCGATGACGACAAAGAGTGGCTTGAGTGCATCAATGAGGCATCAAACTGGGCGACTGGCAACCAGCTAAGACAACTATTCACAACAATCTTATGCCACTGCGAAGTCACAAGCCCGAAAAATATGTGGGAATCATGCTGGGAAGTTCTAAGCGAAGACATGGAGTATAGACAGAGAAAACTCTTGAACCATCCTACGCTTTGCCTCACAGCTTCACAGAAGCAAGGAAACACCTTGGTGGAAATAGAGAAGTTAATGAGACAAGCTGGAAAGACACTTAAGGAATACCCCGGAATAGAACTTCCAGATTCTTCAGAAATAAAAGAACTTGGAAACAGACTACTCAATGAAGAGATTAACTACAACAAAGAGGAGCAAAAAGAAGAGCATTCAAGGATCTTTGGTAGTCTGAACTCTGAACAACGTCATGCATTTGACTCAGTAATGGAATCAGTTGACAAAGATTTGGGAAAACAAATATTTGTGGACGGATATGGTGGGACAGGTAAGACATATCTGTGGAAGGCAATCACAACAAAGCTGCGTTCCGAAGGCAAGATAGTACTAGCAGTGGCGTCATGTGGTATTGCAGCTCTGCTTCTACAGGGAGGTAGAACAGCACACTCGAGGTTCCACATCCCCCTAATCCTTACAGAAGAGTCAACATGTGACATCAAACAAGGTTCACACTTGGCAGACCTACTAAAGAAGACGTCGCTGATACTACGGGATGAGGCTCCAATGGCAAACAAGATATGTTTTGAGGCGCTAGACAGGACTCTAAGGGATATATTAAGGCATAAAAATGTCAACAGCAGCAAGAGACCATTCGGTGGCATGACAGTGGTTCTAGGAGGGGACTTCCGCCAGATCCTTCCTGTTATACCAAAGGGAAGAAGACACAACATAGTCACTGCATCCATTAAAAGGTCATATCTTTGGAAGCACTTTCACATATTGAAGCTAACAAAGAACATGCGACTCAACTGCACAACACATGATGAATCAGAGAAACAACGGGTAGCAGAATTTGCGGAGTGGATTCTGAATATTGGCGACGGAACAAATACATCATCAGAAGGTGAGGAATTGATAAAAATACCAAGTGACATACTACTGAAGAAAGGAAATGATCCAAAAAAAAACAATTGTGGAAAGCATATATCCAAATTTGCAGGAGAGGTATCGTCAGCGAGAATTCTTAGAAGAAAGAGCAATATTATGTCCAAGGAACGAAACAGTTCGCGATATAAATGA